The nucleotide sequence tatatatatatatatatatatatagcacgaAGCAGTGATTTAAGAATATGGTAGATTTGTTATGCATAATCGATTTTAAATTCGGATAAAAGGAGAGAGTTGTGTTAGATAGATAGTTGTCAGTCAACGTAAAATTTTGTCGAATCTATATGAtatgaattaattattaaataatgtgAATGCTAGATCGTTCGTGTAAGCAACACATAGTATGGTTCGAGTACATTGTCAAAAGAGTAAGGATCGTTGCATTGCCGCTAGATGCAATAAAAAAATAAGCAATGTCTATCATATATTTATGAACGAGCGTGGGTAAAAAAGTTAGTTCATGAGAGTAAAATTTATTTAGGATCATGAAATATAGACACCTTTACTAGAAAATCTATGAAAATAGTTGACACTATAATTAGGAGAAAGATAAATTTTATGTACCTACAATAGCCAGGTGAAAAAGTGGACTCCTAAAAAGACAGTGACTTCCCTCATAGCTCACACTTCTCTCAGAGCTTCCACTAGAAAgtactggtattttgatagtggatgttctaAGCACATGACTGATATTCAGAATTTTTTGGTAGATATTATGGTCATACCACACCACTCCACATTCCACCTCCAAGGAAACCACGTTTTCCATGGTCAACGAAGTGGATGCCATGCTGCCTGTTGAGATTGACACACTTTCATGGAGACGATTCTCGTTTAGTGAAGAGGCGAGTGAGATAGGATTGAAGTGTGCAGCAAACCTGTGTGATGAATTAAGGGAGGTCGCCCATGTTTGAGAGTTTGATACCAAAGACAGAGCTGCCAGAAGGTACAACTCCACAGTCAAGCCAAGAGAAATGCAATAGGGAGACCTGGTCATGAAAGAGGTGGTTCTACTTAGTTAGCCGGGGAAAATACAACCCAGTTGGGAGTGACTGTACCATATATTTCAGAAACTTCCTCATGAAGCATACAAGTTATAGGAACTAGAAGGCCCACTATGACCCAAAACCTGTAATGATCTCCACCTTAGATATTATCATAGTTAAATGATTTGTAATTCTCTAATAAACATGTACCTATAAACAATTCTTGAGCGAAGTATTTCCCACATGGATGCTTTCTTCTGACTATTTTATATGATGGACTTCATTGTGAAAATCCTTGTCGCGCCTTAGGGCAACGATCCTTACGATGGGCTTCATGGTGAAGATCCTTGGCGCCCCTCAGGGAAACATTATACTCTGAAATTCATGGGCAAGATCCTTGCCTCTCCTCAGGGATGGACTTCATGATGAAGTTTCTTGCCTCCCTTTGAAACAATATTTCTTACGTGACCATAAGTCTTATTCGCGAGCTCGATGGAAGTCCTACCCAAGTAGGTCAAACGCCCCGTCTTGCTTGGCGCTGAACCATTAATGGAAACCTATCCATTGTTGTTTCATTTGACTTCTAAACCAATTGGGTCTGTTAATAAAATAGGATCATACAAAGACAAGAAATAGTGTTGGAATTTGCAAATCTCTTATGGTAAGGAGTCATGCAGAGGCACATTTTCAAATTGAGGAATCACAgtccatcttgaatgaatatgaACTGTGAATGATTATCGAAGACATATTGATAAGGATCAGCGATGTGGAAGGTATATACTTTATCAGTGTTAGATACAAGAAGATGTCACTGCTAAGTGTCACAGGCAGTGAGATTGAACAACTGAAGAAGGTCATATAGAGACTATGGCAGACTTAATTTCCATTAAAAAAATCAACATctttggaaggagatgtttccATCCAGGGACCGTCTAGCCAAACAAGGAGTAATAAACAGTGATCAATACAaaggttgtgtgttttgttttcatGTGGAGGAGAATTTTCCCCATCTGTTATGTATGTTTCCATTCTCCAAATAGATTTGGGAGATTGTTCTAGCTTGGATTGATGTGGAAGCAACCCATTCGAGAGAGGGTGTTGCACACTTCATGTGATTCTCAAGTCTATTGCAAGGAAGAGTTCCAAAACACAAGGTTGATGTGTTCTGGTTGGCCACTTGTTGACGATATTTGGATCAAGAGGAATAATATCCTCTTCAATGCAGAAATTCTCAATGTAGCAAAGtcataaaaaatactaaaaagtGTAGCAACTACTACAATTTATGTAATGATCCTTTAAATTCTCTTAATTTACATTGACTCCTTTGTAGGAGTATTCacataatattatttcttttaaaaaaaatagtgagATTACTCcttgtattattttttatttaaatataaaaatataattttttgaggGGAGGTTCGGAGGAGAAGAGGAAAGTGCGTTGGGTGAGTTGGAACGACTTGTGTCTTCCGGTTGAGAAAGGTGGTCTCAATTTTAGAAGATTGGATGATTTCAACAAAGCGTTCGCTTGAAGTGGAACTGGAGAATTTTTGGAGCTTCTAATGCGTTGTAGTTTCGGATGTTGAAGGCGCGGTATGCGGATGTGAAACTTAGGACAAGTTGTacaataaagaatttagagaagGATAGGTCATCGTCGGTGTGGTGGGCGGACCTAACTTCGTTAGGTAATAAGTTACCGGGTGATTTTTTTTGCTAACAATTTTAAATTTCAGGTTGGTCTTGGGTACTCTATATCCTTTTGGCATGCTCATTGGTTGGATGAAGGAATTTTAAAGAATCTTTTTCCGAATCTTTATAATTTTTCTCTCTTTCAAGATGCTTCAATTGGAGCCATGGGAGGTTGGATTGATGGAAGTTGGACTTGGGGAGATTTTGGAATTCCTGCGGCTTCTCTTCTTGATCCAGATGCTGAATTTTCCAGCCTTTCTCAGCTGCTGGCCGCAGCTGCCTCTTTTTCCCCCAATTTGTCTGACACCGCCTGCTAGCAGCAAGGGGTTGAAGGTGTTTACATTGTTTCATCGTGTTATAAAACATTGTGTAGGCAACATATCCCTCTTGGCCCGGCAAACCGCTTTGATTTGACTTATATTGCTATATGGAAGGTGGAAGCCCCTTTAAAAGTAAAGGTGTTTGGTTGGAGATGCTTCATCAACAAAGTTCTGACGAAGGACTCGCTTTTGAGTAAAGGTATTCTTATTTCTTCCGCGAATTTAGAATGTACTTTCTGTGATGAATTTCACGAGTCATTATACCATTCTTTCTTATCTTGTCGGAATGCCAGTATTGTTTGGAGGGAGATGTCTGATTGGATAGGAATGACTTTTAAAAGCATTTCAGATTTTAAGGAGGATTTTTGGTATTGGAGCTCTTATTGCCGAGCCAAGAAAGTCAAAAGAGGAAAGGAGGGAATCGTTTGGTTAGCTATCATTTGGAGTCTTTGGTTGCGTAGGAATGATATAGTCTTTAACAACGCTACTtggaattcgagggacgtggttTGGAGTTGTAAGACCCTTATTTGGAGGTGGTCGTATATCGAGAAAATTACTAATTTCAATTGTAACTTCTATGAGTTTAGCTataacccattgttttacttaagCTAGGTTTCAATCGGTGTGTAATTTTCTTTGTTTGGCCTATTTATCGTGTAACTTTGTTCTTGGTtggttatttattaatatatctcttgctttaaaaaaaataataaagaagatTATATAGTTACAAACTGTAACCTAAAAATGTATTAAGTGTGTTCGAATTCAACTCGGAGATTAGTCTCTAATCAAttagaaatattaaaataaataaaaaattcatataattaataatttaaagttTGAACTTAAGATTTAATATCAGAATCTCTTAGGAGTTCTAATGTTTAGCTTATTCATGCTTCCCACCAACAAAGTGCATCAGAAAAGATGTCATTCACAAGCTTCACCCATACATGTATATGCCAATACACAAAAGATGTAGTTGGTGATAATTACCCCACCCCGAAATATACTAGTTCCAGAGATTGTAGTTTGAAAAGCTGGTGCCAATAAAAGGCTCGCCAAAGAGAGATGGCGGAGGAGGAACTAAAGGCTCACCAAAGGTAGATGATGGAGTAGGAAGTAAAGGCTCGCCTAAGGAAAATGGTGGAGGAGGAAGCAAAGGCTCGCCAAAGATAGATGGTGGAGGAGGAACTAGAGGTGGCTGCTGTGGTATGTAGAGTTCTGGCTGATGAGGAACCTGAGGCTGCTGGGACTGAGAGACTGGTTCACCAAAAGATAAATCAGCCATTGCTGTATTCATGTCATGAATTTGCCTCTTCAGCATATTTGCTTCTTGCTTCATCAATTCAATCACAGCTGCATGCACAAGAGTGTTTGTAATATATCCATGACAACATTTATGAACTAGATTTATAATCAGAAAGATAATAATctgaaattaattttgtaaatttaGGAAAGAAATACCTCTTTGCTTTTGTTGATGCTGTAAAGTAGACTCTATCAGGTCTTTGATCCTCTTGCGCTCAGCAGCTAACTGCGTAACTTCATTCTGCATCAAATgagatattaaaatatttatgaaCTATACTTAATTAACCCAATGCTATTTTCTTTGGTAACATTTTGTAAAATCAAAACCATTACTAAAGCTATATATCAGAAGCATTCTAATATATAGATCTTTAAAAATGAATTTATGATTAGATTTTTACCATCGCCATCACACGCTCCGCAGTTACATTATCAGCTCTAATCTGAAGCAACTCAACTCTTTTTTCCAACTCTTTTTCATAATTTCTTTTCCTTTCCTTGGATTTCTTAGCAGCAACCCGATTAGAAATAATCCTACACGATCCATACGTTAACATCACATAATTTAGTTACGTTCGTTCTTGTTTAATTAAATCACAATTGAAACAACAAGGGGCAAAACAATCCAATATTTCATTTCATGCGCGTAAAATTATTAACTTGTTCCAAAATCTTTGCAAAAATTCAATTTTCTACTCTCAGATTCAAACCCTAAACATTTAAAGTGAAGAGACTATTAATGGATTGAAAAATCAATTCCATCTTTTTAGCctaaaattttgtttaaaattgagtaaaaaactattttaataattaaaaataaataaaataataaataaagataataatataatattgtaAACCTCTGTGCTTTTCTGGGATCAGCAATTTCAAGTTCCGCAAGCTTTTCCGGAGGTATAACTGTCCTCTTCTTATAAGAGAATGGTGCTGAGGACCCGCTACCTAAACCAAAACGGTTGCTGTCACGGCGGTGGCCTAATACACTCCCTCCACCACCGCCGTTTCCACCGCCTGCAGTTAGGGCACTATTCCTTCCAATCAAATTGACATTATCAGATAATACCTCAGAGAAGTTTGGAAGCAGTTGCGTCTGTGCAGGTGCAGGTGCAGGTGCAGGAATCCGATCAATAGGCGGCAATGAAGAAGGCGGCAATGGGATGTCGAAGAGGCTGAAGTCGAATTGACTAAGATCCATGTTAAGCATGTTTTCCAATGCTGGATCGAAATCAAGGGGGTTGGTACAATTGGAAGTGGGGCGGTGGTGGTTGTCAGCCGTAGCCGGAGTAGCTCCGATGAAGCTGAGCATATCCattttcttgcttctgatttggtTTAAGTTGAATGCTTGTAAAAATATGAATTTGGTTGATGTGAATTTGCACTTACTTGCACTCATATTTAAAGCGGACGTTTGACTAGAATGGCGACAAATTAATTTATCATACAAACACAAAATTTTGTTTGTATCTTTCGGTTTTTCAGTAATACCTGGAAAGCATTAGTTTCGTTCATCAAATACGAAACATTTCAATCTTTACGAGCGAAACATGGAGAATACATATTCATTGCCTTTATTATAAATGAACATATTTATCCCTATGACGTAACTGGTAAGTAATTTGTTTACTCAATACTTCAATTTTTAGTCTTCACAATTTAtctataaatttttatattaaaaacatttattgatattaattaacagtttattttttaaaaaaaaataacaaaattgacTTGTAATTTAAAACAAAGTACATATTTATtatagatatatatttttttttattaaaataaggaGAGTAACTGATATATTTTCTTGTTtagttttataatattaattaggaGTTTATGGACAGATTAGAAAATGGGGTTCAtacatttattaatattaattaatagtttattttaaaaaacaacaaattcgttttttggtcaaaaaaacaacaaattcgtttagtaatttttaaaaaaaatattaataaatgattttttttatgatgaactagtaagatacccgtgctacCGCACAGATTTCGTTTGGATTCACATTACATGTCTATCAAATCATCATTTATAAAGTTTGAATTCATTATTCAATAAGTTAACAttcatataattataaatatagacTAATAAGATCCACCgacttttaagtaaaaaaaaactcTTAGATTAATATATACTTAACTAAGAGTATTAAGTCTTTGATGTTAATCGAATTTTGTTAGTAAGATTCTATAAtttagtcaaaaatgaattttgtagtgaattaatatataaaatcaacaaaagaaagatttaaaATGTGGACATTAAAATGAACAGTCTACCGTTAGCATCTCACAGATACATCTACATCTACCCGTGAATTTATAGGCAGGTCCGGCCCAATTAATGTGGAGACCCGGTTCTAATTAAAAAAAGAgacctaaattaaaaaaaaaatacaattttaataattaaaaatgacttatcaaaaatacaattatatattaACCACCAAAATACTTAAAGtattatttaaatcataaataaaattttattttaaaggagCCCTCTtccaaacatttttttttaaaaattcattaaCTAATTCTCATATTTTATTGTCCATACTATTCTTGCCATGTGTATTGTGTGacattcattaaataattaacaATGTAATGTATTAAAAGGTACTATATGTTAATGAGCATTAATTTAGGTATGTACATCCTATTCCCTCTGGTCTTATTTATAAATAAAGACTCATTTTTTTAGgtttattgaataatgaatgtatttaATCTATtatgtagaccagatacattcattatttaaTGAACCTAAAAAAGAAATCTTTGCTTATAAGTAAAGCCGGAGGGAGTACTTCATAAATACTTGTACACAAAACGAATTAATTGTTGAAGACCAACTTTAATAATGTATAAAGTTTCACATtcataaatattaaaacaaagtAAAGGTAAGCTATAAATAAAATAGGTCACCTATATAATCCTATGTGGATTACAGTATGTTGTAAATATAGTATGCTATAAATAAAATAGGCCACCTATATAGTTCCATGTGAATTACAGTAtccaggtaacctacctcagtggcgtataacgatctccacgcgtatcctataGTCACAACCGACAGGTGTCTGAACAGGTCTCTAGTAGGGTCGTCGTTCCTCAAATCCTTTCAATCACACttctcaggatgctaaaacctaagGGTGCTTCTCATTCAAGGTTTACTTATTCGGAAAGCCAATAagccaagcacgaagatttgagGTTCCACTTTGGATTACCATGCCATGCGCGTActcactcgtcccacgcatgcataaGAGATTCTAAGGATAATTCAgttcagataggaatactatggttcctaacaaccaacacAATTATGATCATCCCATTGATACTTCGGATAGATGCTAGTTCATACTCacctgaacgcccaacgccaagcgtagttctatgctTCACTCGGGTTTAGATGAATCACAACTAACACGGAACTTAGGCTACTGCAtctcacgcttctacatcatttctcCTTCCATATAGCGTAGCTCTAGAACTTAAGCACCAAATGATGAGAATGGAGATACAACTGCCCCTTTTTACCAATCGGGTATCCAAGACTCACCCAATGGTAGGTTACTACATCCGCATGTTCTACCAACCCTTAACTAGGTAACCATTCCCGCTTAGGGTACACCAAGTTGAAACAGGATCTAATACTCCgtccatccaattactgtccgtacCAACGTAATCAGAAAGGTTTGACTTCTCTGTCCACACTTCCAAAAGTTCTTTCGTTCCATCAATTCACCAGTCATATCTGTCATTGGCACCCTCATCAGGTAATGAATCCCACTAACCTCCAACTCAATATCTTCATAGAACTTTCCTTACAATACTCCTACATAGATATTGCATGGGTTTCCTTCGCTGtcaccaagacttagagaaagtttcaCTTCGTCCAATCAACACATCACTCAACCAACTCTTACCACTCGAGTTTACACACTTgcaggtttacgagtcctcgtggcggctctgccgtaattctactgtcacgcactcagtcgatgagttgatcaagttcaacgacTGAATTCGATATCAGTAAAATCAGACTAGCAACGCACacatgtgagaaagaaagaaattgatagtgatgtctcatggctcgttTCCTAATTAAGAATATTAAGAATTGTCTCTAGTAATTTTACAATTGGATTGCTCACAACACTCTAAATAAAATTAAGGGGCCCTACAAATTTTGTGGCTCTATGCTGAGGAGCTTGTTGCTCCTCCTCATGGTCGACCCTGTCTATAGGCTTGCAAGGACCTTCATTATGATGAACAATTTACTACTGTTAAATTGAGAAATAAAAAGaacttttatattaatatatttgacCAAGAGAGTTTTAAGTCTTTAACTTATTctcatttataaatataatagtaTAGGCAATACAAATTTtctgtttataatttttttgtaactttttttcggttataaaaaaaatcatatttataatttattttcgtttataaaatataattaattagttatatattttatataattaattaaatatatatttaaaattatttcaatttacttataaattaatttataaatcaagtaaatatttattttatctatttcTTTAATTtacttgttaattaattaataaaaagatatGTTTGCCCAAAATTTTGCGTAAAAAATTGAATAATCATAATCTAGTTTAAACGAAATTTTGTaagattaatataatatataaaaattattttaaacataaaaagATGTGGTATTTGTTTCTTAATTTAATGGAATATGGAATAGGATTATAGTTTTTATCAAACATAATCTAATAAAATGATCAAATGGTTGAGAtaaaatcctttattttcttactACACCAAATCCAGTTTTCTCCACAATTATATTTGTATAATGTGAATAATTAGTAGTTAATtagtattaaataattaaattatttcttaaaataaatataattattataattaatatttattctaattaattcaTTACTATTATTAAAAAATGTTACAGCATATAACTACCCGTCAATAGTTGAGAACTGACTAATTTGGACCTATTAATCTGTGCATAAATCAACTCAAACCTATTAATCTGCGAATTTATGtgaatcttgttaaacataaTGGGTTGGCCTGTATATTTAGTGTTTTGGACCGACCCCGTTATTTCAATTGTGCCAATCCATTCTTTAGTCCAAGGCATTCTGGTCCATACACGCGGTAGCCTTTCCCGGCCCGCTCTGGGCAAACTCAAGACGTAACCGAGCACGCTGAAGCCTCGTGCTCGGCCACGGCTAAATATCCGCGTTTCCTGGCCTAACGCTTCGCATGGGTCCTCAAAATATGGAGTCATTTTCATAGAACTGCCCTATAAATAGCTCTCTAACCCTAGGGGGCAAGGTGATTATtttcttacccaaaatctctcacttttctgttgtaccttgcaggtacaaccacctTTTTTCTCTCAACCATCCCGGAATTCAAGCTTCACCGTTGCTGACCACTTGTTCTGCTCGGAAAGATCAGTGGCATCGTCTGTGGGAAAACATCAGCTCCCCCATTTTGTTTCTTGCATTTCTTGATCCTTTCTTGCCCCTGTAAGAATTCGGAAACCAAAGCTCTCATTCAACTATCATCCATGGCTGGCAATAACGAAGACTTCTCTTTTCTAGACGCAACTATGATCAACAAGAACGACGTCTCTCTCGTTGTTCCTCCATCCAGAAACACCGCTCCACATCCTCGCGACGGTCTCACAGCGTCTCCCTCCCCGGAAGATTTCTGCGACAACACCGTCCATCACCTCGGAGAAACCAGAGGTAAAGACAACCACAAGGCAATTCTTGAGAACCCTTTCTCCATAAAGAGTCCGACTCCCCCGGGCCAAACCATGGCAGTTGTCTTAGCCGCCCTTGCGCACACGAACGCCCTTATCCAATAACAGAACGATAGGATCAGAGCACTTGAATAGAAACGCCGCCCTAAGACCCCCCCGTTCCCAGCGCGAGACCATCACCAAGAAACGCCTTCGTTCCCCCTCTCCGAGAGAGCATGTGGGTCCCACCTCCAAGAAAGGACACAGCGACCACCATTTACGACGCCGTTCGTAGTCTCCCCGACCAAAGAGAAGGTCTAAATCGTCTCCCGCAAGGCACGACGACGACCGTAGGAGACACCCGGTCCATCACGCCCATCCCCCAGTGACAAGGAAGAGGAGCGCCGAGGCCCTCTATCCCACGCAATCCTGGAAGCACCCCTGCCTATCGGTCTCGAGAAGCCCCCACCACTAGGCACGTATGACGGGACAACCGACCCAGACGAGCATATCGAGAACATCGACGCCCTCCTAGATTATAGAAAAGTACCGAACGCAATCAAATACTGGTTGTTCCCGACCACGTTGCGCAAAGGAGCCATGACATGGTACAAGAGTCTTCCCAACGAATCCATCACGTCGTGGAAAGGGCTCGGAAAGCTTTTCTCCAGACACTTCACGGCCTCCCGCAGGCATCCGAAATCGGAAGCTTCCATGGAAGCCATCATCCAGGGGAAAGACGAATCGCTCCGAGCCTACATAGAGAGGTTCAACAAAGAGGTCTTGCAGGTGTCCACAACAGCCCACATGAAAAAGTTCTTACTCGAACGAGGCCTCCGGCCACGTTCAGATTTCTCCAAAGCCGTGGGGATCGAGATGCCGGCCACTTTGGACGAATTTTTCCTCAAGGCACAGGCGTATATACAGTATGAGGAAAAAGAAGCCGCTCACGCAGTCCGCAACTCTAGACAGGAAGAAAACACCAAAGGCACCTGTCAAGACGATTCCCCGTCGGGGATCCGATAAGAAAAAAGAAGACAAAGTTCTAGATCCTAAGGACTACAAAGGCCCAGAAGGAAAGTTCCGGGAATACACCCCATTGAACACATCCAGGGAGCGCAACCTAAACGAATGTGCGAACGCCAAATTCCAAACGGGCAAGGCCCGCTTCTCAAAATCCATGCCTGCACGGCCAAACGCGGACAAATTAAAGTTCTACCGTTTCCACAAAGGCCACGGGCACAACACCGAAGATTGCATCCACCTGAAGGACGCGATAGAAATATTGATCAGGGAGGGACACATGAAACAGTACGCTAAGAAACCGCAggatgtaatcattacataatcacat is from Vicia villosa cultivar HV-30 ecotype Madison, WI unplaced genomic scaffold, Vvil1.0 ctg.000451F_1_1_3, whole genome shotgun sequence and encodes:
- the LOC131628415 gene encoding transcription factor VIP1-like produces the protein MDMLSFIGATPATADNHHRPTSNCTNPLDFDPALENMLNMDLSQFDFSLFDIPLPPSSLPPIDRIPAPAPAPAQTQLLPNFSEVLSDNVNLIGRNSALTAGGGNGGGGGSVLGHRRDSNRFGLGSGSSAPFSYKKRTVIPPEKLAELEIADPRKAQRIISNRVAAKKSKERKRNYEKELEKRVELLQIRADNVTAERVMAMNEVTQLAAERKRIKDLIESTLQHQQKQRAVIELMKQEANMLKRQIHDMNTAMADLSFGEPVSQSQQPQVPHQPELYIPQQPPLVPPPPSIFGEPLLPPPPFSLGEPLLPTPSSTFGEPLVPPPPSLFGEPFIGTSFSNYNLWN
- the LOC131628416 gene encoding uncharacterized protein LOC131628416 — its product is MTWYKSLPNESITSWKGLGKLFSRHFTASRRHPKSEASMEAIIQGKDESLRAYIERFNKEVLQVSTTAHMKKFLLERGLRPRSDFSKAVGIEMPATLDEFFLKAQAYIQYEEKEAAHAVRNSRQEENTKGTCQDDSPSGIR